In the Alkaliphilus oremlandii OhILAs genome, one interval contains:
- a CDS encoding ATP-binding protein — MFHQIKTPITTMLLDLELLEIEQEGLQEFHALKLQLKRLNCLVDILLKLSSLDAQVDRMNFKEFYVYE, encoded by the coding sequence ATTTTTCATCAGATAAAGACACCAATTACAACTATGCTTTTGGATTTGGAACTATTGGAAATAGAGCAGGAAGGTTTACAAGAATTTCATGCTTTGAAATTACAATTGAAAAGATTGAATTGTTTAGTAGATATTTTATTGAAGTTGTCAAGCTTGGATGCACAAGTTGACAGAATGAATTTTAAAGAATTTTATGTTTACGAGTGA